A genomic region of Armatimonadota bacterium contains the following coding sequences:
- a CDS encoding beta-galactosidase trimerization domain-containing protein codes for MMLRLLPVLCLMVFCLPAAAGASKRLGVRGFERTTFWHVHPGLTDADIAASVNAFVRSGVTGVIIGGGRHHYLHDDLPFLEDQIAVTKRVVKACHAKGIRVCEHHSVVLTARKDYALEHKDWIQRDFETGDFSVWPEYQTYAFCPNNPAFREHYWAIMADIVRRTGVDAVMSDDASFHHGCACQACTDRWRKEEGGDIRAAWKASRTAGTPEWRQWNAVRQRWYTDFRVWLYERMRREMPGVQCFSLLGNLLSPWGPQTSGANQEGMMDTGDASWWEIYNPADFPSWRRISVEAAALYEAGRVRHSDIVSLPYADRAAERDVTDPEEETFMWALSMAHGISFTQARVFLTGITPAEPVRPYWLFERDTLKPYRNARPAAAIGVFFSRRSRDADPRWESLHSAPAVGWAESLQDAGIPYRGIVEETLDAGLPREIRTVILPNAFAVSEAHLDRLERFVREGGTLIVTHQTGFNGEDGSHRVEERWKRLGPLFGVKFGAPGDEKADRPRVGMEPTTATRLAQTPLEAYENRIGKGKVVYLPGLPERDAFQNTVAEGEPYRDPRDPKTVRALADLARALTPGLPVRVEAGKPILVTAWKQKGRLLVHIVNTSGADRPDGEKIPAPSKVTWAPAQDLILKFARPPKRLRLLSLDPSENRTIEDPGATVVIKSPRRYALVVAD; via the coding sequence ATGATGCTTCGCCTGCTTCCCGTCCTGTGTCTGATGGTATTCTGCCTTCCCGCCGCCGCTGGCGCCTCCAAACGCCTCGGGGTTCGCGGCTTCGAGCGGACCACCTTCTGGCACGTTCACCCCGGCCTGACCGACGCGGACATCGCGGCGTCTGTCAATGCCTTTGTTCGGTCCGGCGTCACCGGAGTCATCATTGGCGGCGGCCGCCACCACTACCTGCACGATGATCTGCCGTTCCTTGAAGACCAGATCGCCGTCACGAAGCGGGTGGTAAAGGCCTGCCATGCGAAAGGCATCCGCGTCTGCGAGCATCATTCAGTCGTTCTCACCGCCCGCAAAGACTATGCCCTGGAACACAAGGACTGGATCCAGCGCGACTTCGAGACCGGCGACTTCTCCGTGTGGCCTGAGTACCAGACCTACGCTTTCTGCCCCAACAACCCCGCCTTTCGAGAGCATTACTGGGCCATCATGGCGGACATCGTGCGCCGTACCGGTGTGGACGCCGTGATGAGCGATGATGCCTCGTTCCACCACGGCTGCGCCTGTCAGGCCTGTACGGACCGATGGCGAAAGGAAGAGGGCGGCGATATACGGGCGGCGTGGAAGGCATCGCGCACGGCCGGCACGCCTGAATGGCGCCAATGGAACGCGGTGCGCCAACGCTGGTACACCGATTTTCGCGTCTGGTTGTATGAGCGGATGCGCCGCGAGATGCCCGGAGTCCAGTGCTTTTCCCTGCTCGGCAACCTGTTGTCCCCCTGGGGGCCGCAGACCTCGGGCGCAAACCAGGAGGGAATGATGGACACCGGCGACGCTTCATGGTGGGAAATCTACAACCCCGCCGATTTTCCGTCTTGGCGCCGTATTTCCGTCGAGGCGGCCGCGCTTTACGAAGCCGGCCGGGTGAGACATTCCGACATCGTCTCACTGCCGTACGCGGACCGTGCCGCCGAGCGCGACGTTACCGACCCGGAAGAGGAGACCTTCATGTGGGCGCTCTCCATGGCCCACGGGATATCATTCACCCAGGCACGCGTATTCCTGACCGGAATCACGCCCGCCGAACCCGTACGGCCGTACTGGCTTTTCGAGCGCGATACTCTTAAGCCATATCGGAACGCCAGGCCCGCTGCGGCCATCGGCGTGTTCTTCTCGCGTCGCTCGCGTGACGCCGACCCGCGGTGGGAGTCCCTGCACTCCGCGCCGGCCGTCGGCTGGGCGGAATCACTGCAGGACGCCGGCATCCCGTACAGGGGCATTGTTGAGGAGACGCTTGACGCGGGCTTGCCCAGGGAAATCCGGACGGTGATCCTGCCCAACGCGTTTGCTGTCTCCGAAGCCCACCTGGATCGCCTGGAGCGATTCGTCCGTGAAGGCGGAACGCTGATTGTTACTCACCAGACCGGGTTCAACGGCGAGGACGGATCGCACCGCGTCGAGGAACGCTGGAAGCGGCTGGGCCCGCTCTTCGGCGTCAAATTCGGAGCACCCGGCGATGAGAAGGCCGACCGTCCCCGCGTCGGCATGGAGCCGACGACCGCCACCCGTCTCGCGCAAACGCCGCTGGAGGCATACGAGAACAGGATTGGTAAGGGGAAGGTCGTCTATCTCCCCGGCCTTCCGGAACGCGACGCATTCCAGAACACCGTCGCGGAGGGTGAACCCTACAGGGATCCGCGCGATCCGAAAACCGTACGAGCCCTCGCGGACCTCGCCCGGGCCCTTACACCGGGCCTTCCCGTCCGTGTGGAGGCGGGGAAACCCATCCTGGTCACCGCATGGAAGCAGAAAGGCCGCCTGCTGGTCCATATCGTGAACACCTCCGGCGCGGACCGCCCGGACGGCGAGAAGATCCCGGCGCCATCGAAGGTCACCTGGGCGCCCGCGCAGGACCTGATACTGAAGTTCGCCAGGCCACCGAAGCGTCTCCGCCTGCTGTCCCTCGATCCATCGGAGAACCGCACAATCGAGGACCCGGGCGCGACCGTCGTGATCAAGTCTCCCCGCCGCTATGCCCTCGTCGTCGCCGACTGA
- a CDS encoding family 10 glycosylhydrolase: MHSNNRLGVRGVWCGPEDAGRTPSDVAAFLEQLHHAHINLVVMCVKGAGTIHWPSRLYPDAVADGYADFDMPAVLLAECRKRGMQVHAWFIDFMEGPDSQVVAEHPEWLMRNAEGATTRSETLRGSPYHWEWMCPARRPGYTDQYLIPLMAEFAERYTFDAIHHDYIRYPGDLAPDQYCFCDDCLAEIPRYAGYLTEAFPNEPFHHESYDRPYIESHWEQSPRVLPANWVRLSRAMKSRFLLEGSFFQGGRADLDYFFYRYRTDAITRFAREATDAIRSARPGMAVSAAVFKNPVHSGRFIGQDWREFPPHVNIAMPMDYRDHYPGDFETYLTLLAESIGQQKDWACDYDALWPGFAVNFLYYEEDRPLSAVRKMLDNAADAGQVAEALAAVSPRFRELAPALQDRIQAWARGGAPAGAVGLAAAVAEFLAKPPEGYRPESKLTRTVEAIRESGAPGICVFSAGLLTHYGMWDTLRNAFSPDV; this comes from the coding sequence ATGCACAGCAATAACCGACTGGGCGTACGCGGCGTTTGGTGCGGGCCGGAAGACGCCGGACGCACCCCGTCCGATGTCGCCGCATTTCTCGAACAACTGCACCACGCGCATATCAACCTCGTCGTCATGTGCGTGAAGGGCGCCGGGACTATCCACTGGCCAAGCCGCCTGTACCCCGACGCGGTCGCGGACGGTTACGCCGATTTCGATATGCCCGCCGTTCTCCTGGCGGAATGCCGGAAGCGCGGAATGCAGGTCCACGCCTGGTTCATCGATTTCATGGAGGGGCCGGACAGCCAGGTGGTAGCCGAGCACCCCGAGTGGCTGATGCGCAATGCGGAAGGTGCCACAACTAGATCCGAAACGCTGCGTGGCTCTCCGTATCACTGGGAGTGGATGTGCCCCGCCCGGCGCCCCGGATATACCGATCAGTACCTGATTCCTCTCATGGCGGAGTTCGCGGAACGCTACACCTTCGACGCGATCCATCACGACTACATCCGCTACCCGGGCGACCTCGCGCCCGATCAGTACTGCTTCTGCGACGACTGCCTCGCCGAGATACCCCGATACGCCGGATATCTGACCGAAGCGTTCCCCAATGAGCCGTTCCATCACGAGAGCTACGACCGACCGTACATCGAATCGCATTGGGAACAGAGCCCGCGCGTTCTCCCGGCGAACTGGGTCCGTCTCTCCCGGGCGATGAAGAGCCGGTTCCTCCTCGAAGGCTCGTTCTTCCAGGGCGGCCGCGCCGACCTCGATTACTTCTTCTATCGGTATCGGACGGACGCAATTACCCGCTTCGCGCGTGAGGCGACGGACGCCATCCGCTCAGCGCGACCCGGCATGGCAGTTTCCGCCGCCGTGTTCAAGAACCCGGTTCACTCCGGCCGCTTCATCGGCCAGGATTGGCGCGAGTTCCCGCCGCACGTGAACATCGCGATGCCGATGGACTATCGCGACCACTACCCGGGAGACTTCGAAACGTATCTGACGCTGCTCGCGGAGAGCATCGGACAGCAGAAGGATTGGGCCTGCGACTACGATGCGCTTTGGCCCGGCTTCGCGGTGAACTTCCTGTACTACGAGGAGGACCGCCCGTTAAGCGCCGTCCGTAAAATGCTGGACAACGCCGCGGACGCCGGCCAGGTCGCGGAAGCTCTCGCCGCCGTCTCGCCACGATTCCGGGAACTCGCGCCGGCCCTTCAAGACCGCATTCAGGCGTGGGCTCGGGGTGGCGCCCCGGCGGGCGCGGTTGGCCTCGCTGCTGCGGTTGCGGAATTCCTCGCGAAGCCGCCAGAGGGCTACCGCCCCGAATCGAAACTCACTCGCACCGTCGAAGCGATCCGCGAGTCCGGCGCGCCGGGCATCTGTGTCTTTTCCGCCGGCCTGTTGACGCATTATGGAATGTGGGACACGCTCCGCAATGCATTCTCACCGGACGTATAA
- a CDS encoding nitroreductase family protein: MHLETLKAIKTRRSIRQYESRPVPAGLVTQLLAAAMQAPSACNQQPWEFVVIDDRAILDAIPTYHANAEMCLQAPLAILVCADTRALKAVDHWIEDCSAATQNLLLAAHDAGLGAVWTAVRADPAREAAFQRTLNLPAGITPLALVPIGYPAEIKEPEDRFLPGRVHHNRW, translated from the coding sequence ATGCACTTGGAAACACTGAAAGCCATTAAGACTCGCCGGAGCATCCGGCAATATGAAAGTCGCCCCGTTCCCGCCGGGCTCGTCACGCAATTACTGGCCGCTGCGATGCAGGCGCCATCGGCGTGCAACCAGCAGCCCTGGGAATTCGTAGTAATCGACGACCGGGCGATCCTCGACGCCATTCCCACTTATCATGCCAATGCGGAGATGTGCCTCCAGGCCCCTCTGGCCATCCTGGTTTGCGCCGACACCAGGGCGCTCAAAGCGGTGGACCACTGGATTGAGGATTGCTCCGCCGCCACCCAAAACCTGCTCCTGGCGGCCCATGACGCAGGCCTTGGCGCGGTCTGGACCGCCGTGAGGGCCGATCCTGCGAGGGAGGCCGCGTTTCAAAGAACCCTCAACTTGCCGGCCGGTATAACTCCGCTCGCACTCGTTCCGATAGGTTACCCGGCGGAGATCAAGGAGCCGGAAGATCGCTTTTTGCCCGGGCGGGTTCACCACAACCGTTGGTGA
- a CDS encoding NTP transferase domain-containing protein produces MNRRTASIILAAGNGTRMRAPDRHKVTLPIDGEPVVARAIRMYRDSGINRHIVVVGVLAEQVREAVLHAAPEVDFAVQSEQLGTAHAARVGADVLKAEGFAGDVLVVAGDKVMEAAAIDRLIASFRKADCAMAFVVGRATDFPNAGRVLLDDGRPIAVVEVADIARARLLRDFRVLTAESPLQADQALRLALKAFPTESKAAKALGPLWNALTNGVALTADSLPPADQSALRAESAALANLSVYLFRAPALYAALDAIGADNAQGEQYLTDAVAFLAGRGDAVVAVEVSDPNEVMAFNTPDEYAEVRRRFERTVEPLNGGKLARDGFERRFASRPTLVARAPGRLNLMGRHIDHQGGVSNLIAIDRSLHLAVSPRSDAVFHLSSVDAAFPDREFRVNPPASAADWLAYINGPAVRELTAEARGDWSLYVRAAVERLQFEAARPLRGMNIVAKGTIPIAAGLSSSSALVVAAAEAILALNDLRIGRDRLVELCGEAEWFVGTRGGAGDHAAMILAREGCVTQVGYFPFRVIDSAPLPAGHTFMVFNSGIPARKTAEVKATFNARVACYHVGRELLRLACPNAPITHLRDVTPSGLQMDYPSFIRLLGRLPERLTVADARAAVPAEVADTYLSQLPDDEVLPIRGVVIFGLAECARAAKCLDLLRAGDVATFGRWMTISHNGDRATPAAYAGAEMERWFEAANRGDPATALELQPGAYACSVPAIDRMVDIALAVPGVLGAQLSGAGLGGCMMVFAEDASLDHLEDAMRRHYYEPNGVSPDIIRCRATAGSGTW; encoded by the coding sequence GTGAACCGACGGACAGCATCGATCATCCTTGCCGCCGGAAACGGCACGCGGATGCGCGCACCCGATCGTCACAAGGTCACTCTGCCGATCGACGGCGAGCCGGTAGTCGCGCGCGCCATCCGTATGTACCGGGACTCCGGGATAAACCGCCATATCGTCGTCGTGGGGGTCCTCGCCGAACAGGTTCGCGAAGCGGTCCTTCATGCAGCACCGGAGGTGGACTTCGCGGTTCAGTCCGAACAACTGGGTACGGCGCACGCCGCGAGGGTGGGGGCGGACGTCCTGAAAGCCGAGGGCTTCGCCGGAGACGTCCTGGTAGTGGCCGGCGACAAGGTGATGGAGGCCGCGGCGATCGATCGGCTCATCGCCTCGTTCCGGAAGGCGGACTGCGCGATGGCTTTTGTCGTCGGCCGCGCGACCGATTTCCCGAACGCCGGCCGCGTGCTTCTCGATGACGGGCGGCCAATCGCGGTGGTTGAGGTTGCCGACATCGCGCGCGCCCGCCTCCTCCGCGATTTCCGCGTTCTGACTGCGGAATCTCCCCTGCAGGCGGATCAGGCGCTGCGCCTCGCCCTCAAGGCGTTTCCCACGGAGAGCAAAGCGGCGAAAGCCCTCGGGCCGCTCTGGAACGCTCTCACAAACGGCGTCGCGTTGACTGCCGATTCCCTGCCGCCTGCGGACCAATCCGCACTCCGCGCGGAATCCGCCGCCCTGGCGAACTTATCCGTGTATCTGTTCCGCGCGCCGGCGCTGTACGCCGCGCTCGACGCCATCGGTGCGGACAACGCGCAAGGTGAGCAGTATCTCACCGACGCCGTCGCATTCCTCGCGGGTCGGGGCGATGCGGTGGTGGCCGTTGAGGTGTCGGATCCGAACGAGGTCATGGCCTTCAACACACCCGATGAGTATGCTGAGGTGCGCCGCCGCTTCGAGCGGACCGTCGAGCCTTTGAACGGCGGGAAGCTCGCGCGCGATGGTTTCGAACGGCGCTTCGCGTCGCGCCCAACCCTCGTCGCTCGTGCGCCCGGCCGCCTCAACCTTATGGGCCGCCATATCGACCATCAAGGTGGCGTCAGCAACCTGATTGCGATAGACCGGAGCCTACACCTCGCCGTCAGCCCGAGGTCCGATGCAGTTTTCCACCTGTCCAGCGTGGACGCGGCGTTCCCGGACCGTGAGTTCCGTGTGAATCCGCCTGCCTCCGCGGCGGACTGGCTGGCGTACATAAATGGCCCGGCGGTCCGAGAACTCACCGCCGAAGCGAGGGGCGACTGGTCGCTGTACGTGCGCGCCGCCGTCGAACGGCTCCAGTTTGAGGCAGCCCGGCCGTTGCGCGGCATGAATATTGTGGCGAAGGGTACCATTCCCATCGCCGCCGGCCTGAGTTCCTCATCTGCCCTGGTCGTTGCCGCGGCGGAAGCGATTCTGGCGCTCAACGACCTCAGGATCGGACGCGACAGGCTGGTGGAACTCTGCGGTGAAGCGGAGTGGTTTGTCGGCACCCGTGGCGGGGCAGGGGACCACGCCGCGATGATCCTGGCCCGCGAGGGCTGCGTTACCCAGGTTGGCTACTTCCCGTTTCGGGTGATCGACTCAGCTCCCCTGCCGGCGGGCCACACATTCATGGTGTTCAATTCCGGCATCCCGGCCAGAAAGACAGCGGAGGTGAAGGCGACGTTCAACGCGCGCGTTGCGTGTTACCACGTCGGTCGGGAGCTTCTGAGACTCGCCTGTCCAAACGCACCAATCACACACCTCCGCGACGTCACTCCATCCGGCCTCCAGATGGACTATCCGTCGTTCATTCGACTTCTCGGCCGCTTGCCGGAACGCCTCACGGTCGCGGATGCGCGCGCCGCCGTTCCGGCCGAGGTCGCGGACACTTACCTGAGCCAGCTCCCCGACGATGAGGTCCTCCCCATCCGCGGGGTCGTCATCTTCGGCCTCGCGGAGTGTGCCCGTGCCGCCAAGTGTCTCGACCTCCTCCGGGCCGGCGACGTCGCGACCTTTGGGCGCTGGATGACGATCTCGCACAACGGCGACCGCGCCACACCCGCGGCCTATGCCGGTGCCGAGATGGAGCGTTGGTTCGAGGCGGCGAATAGGGGAGACCCGGCCACCGCGCTGGAGTTGCAGCCCGGCGCGTATGCATGCAGCGTGCCGGCGATCGACCGCATGGTGGATATTGCGCTAGCCGTGCCCGGAGTCCTGGGCGCCCAGCTCTCCGGCGCCGGCCTGGGCGGCTGCATGATGGTCTTCGCCGAGGACGCCTCGCTCGACCACCTGGAGGACGCCATGCGCCGCCACTACTACGAGCCTAACGGCGTCAGCCCAGACATCATCCGCTGCCGCGCCACCGCCGGCAGCGGGACCTGGTAG
- a CDS encoding PIN domain-containing protein has product MRVFLDATCWVAAAGSPSGGSAELLRLARANAFRIITTPLVLVEAERNILAKLPREAMSRFLVDVHQTDIEVGVETSQHDIARWIHLVAQKDAHVLAGAYLTGSDVLVSLDRRHILTSAVREGFPILVQDTHEFFAALKAGR; this is encoded by the coding sequence ATGAGGGTTTTCCTGGACGCAACGTGCTGGGTTGCCGCGGCGGGCAGTCCGTCCGGCGGATCAGCGGAACTCCTGCGGCTGGCCCGGGCTAACGCGTTTAGGATCATCACCACCCCACTGGTGCTCGTTGAAGCGGAACGGAACATCCTCGCCAAACTACCCAGGGAGGCAATGTCACGCTTCCTCGTGGACGTTCACCAAACTGACATCGAGGTGGGGGTAGAAACGAGCCAGCACGATATCGCAAGGTGGATTCACCTCGTCGCTCAGAAGGACGCGCACGTCCTCGCCGGTGCATACCTGACCGGTTCCGACGTGTTGGTTTCCCTTGATCGGCGCCACATCCTGACTTCGGCGGTCCGAGAAGGATTTCCCATCCTGGTTCAGGATACCCACGAGTTCTTCGCGGCGCTGAAGGCGGGGCGCTGA
- a CDS encoding helix-turn-helix domain-containing protein has translation MVTLLREILTPEQVADHLQVQQRTVQDWLRSGTLPGIKLGRLWRVRRVDLEGFLKLRQITSGVGESDAMAVREYASDEIEQMLQLDRLDAPASAPR, from the coding sequence ATGGTTACATTGCTGCGCGAGATTCTTACCCCGGAGCAGGTGGCCGATCACCTGCAGGTTCAACAGCGAACGGTACAGGACTGGTTAAGGTCGGGCACGCTTCCGGGCATCAAACTCGGCCGATTGTGGCGCGTGCGTCGTGTGGATCTGGAAGGATTTCTCAAACTCCGTCAGATCACATCCGGTGTCGGTGAGTCCGATGCAATGGCGGTACGCGAATACGCCTCTGACGAGATCGAGCAGATGCTGCAGCTCGATAGACTTGATGCACCGGCATCAGCGCCACGATGA